Within the Clostridium scatologenes genome, the region CATCATTCAGCTAATTATATAGATGTCATATACAAATTTTTAGAAAGTTCTCGAAGTCTGGCTTCATCTAAAATATGTATTGTTGTATTCTCACACTTTATGATTTTCTCAGCCTCAAGCTCTTTAAAAGTTCTATTTAAATGTCTATAGGTTGTTCCTAGAAATTGAGCTATTTCTTTAAAGGATGAACTTAAAACTATAGTGCTTTTATCTGTTATATGCTCAACTAAATAGCTAGCCAATCTATTAGTAAGTGGGTATATAAAGTTATATGATGTATTGTTAATAGTTGCTTCAAGCTTTTCACTTAAAGAATCTATTAAATGATGTAAAAAGTTAACATTGTTCATATACTTTTTTCTGAGTATAGTTGAAGGGATGGCAATCAAATAAGTATCTTCTGTTGCTTCAACATTGCAGCGTATAGGCTTATCTTTTAAAAGTTCTAAGTCTCCTATAATGTTAAATTCCTTGTAAAACTTTAAAAGCATTGACTTTCCATTTTCAAAAAGATAAGATATTTTAATTTTTCCTTTAACAAGCAAATAATAGTATTCAAGTTCAGTCTCTGCTTTTAATATAATCTCATCCTTATGATAAAAATGAAGCTGTGCATAATTTATTATATTATCATCAAATATATTTTCTATATTATACTTAACAGAATAGTACCTCAAAAGTTCACTATTCGAAATTCTTTCCATAAACCCTCCTTAACATGACACATGTCATATCATAATTCATATCAATATGGTAACTTATCCATAAAGTAATGTAAAGCAACATCTATAATAATTTTTTTAACAGAATGTTCCTTATATGAATACCTTAATATATGTTACAATTATCAAGTGATTCTTAGACTCAGGCGGAGTTTGCCTGTGAGGAATACCTCTTACCTGAGTAATGATAACTATATGATAAAAACTAAGTAATTGGAGGATTAATAAATAATGAAATACGAAATAATAATATTTGATGCAGATGAAACTTTATTTGATTTTAAAAGATCTGAAAGAGAT harbors:
- a CDS encoding Crp/Fnr family transcriptional regulator, whose protein sequence is MERISNSELLRYYSVKYNIENIFDDNIINYAQLHFYHKDEIILKAETELEYYYLLVKGKIKISYLFENGKSMLLKFYKEFNIIGDLELLKDKPIRCNVEATEDTYLIAIPSTILRKKYMNNVNFLHHLIDSLSEKLEATINNTSYNFIYPLTNRLASYLVEHITDKSTIVLSSSFKEIAQFLGTTYRHLNRTFKELEAEKIIKCENTTIHILDEARLRELSKNLYMTSI